Proteins encoded by one window of Deinococcus aerophilus:
- a CDS encoding SDR family oxidoreductase — protein MILVTAATGNVGRELVPQLVHAGQPVRAGTRHPEQLTLDGAEAVRFDFGDEASVRAALQGVRAVYLVVPETIEMEQVGRSLDLMREAGVQQVVLQSGFGAEQGDNPLGEAEDVVRDSGLSWTILRPNWFMQNYNQMFQKGIRERHEFAEPAGEHPTSFIDTRDIAAAAVTVLTQPGHDGEVYPLTGPQSIDRHAVAAALSEALGHSITYRPVDDDGFVEFMTSTGESDEEEARAIAAIYPPIRAGETASLTPDVRRLTGREGHTIGDFARHYRSDWER, from the coding sequence ATGATTCTTGTGACCGCCGCCACTGGAAATGTGGGCCGCGAGCTGGTGCCCCAGCTGGTACACGCCGGACAGCCGGTGCGGGCCGGGACCCGCCACCCCGAACAGCTCACGCTGGACGGAGCCGAGGCGGTGCGCTTCGACTTCGGAGACGAGGCGAGCGTGCGCGCGGCCCTGCAGGGCGTGCGGGCGGTGTATCTGGTCGTGCCGGAGACGATCGAGATGGAGCAGGTGGGGCGCAGCCTGGACCTGATGCGGGAGGCGGGCGTGCAACAGGTGGTTCTGCAATCGGGCTTTGGAGCCGAGCAGGGCGACAATCCGCTCGGGGAGGCAGAGGACGTCGTGCGGGACAGTGGGCTGTCCTGGACCATCCTGCGGCCCAACTGGTTCATGCAGAACTACAACCAGATGTTCCAGAAGGGCATCCGTGAGCGCCACGAATTTGCCGAACCGGCCGGCGAGCATCCCACCAGCTTCATCGACACGCGCGACATCGCGGCGGCGGCGGTGACGGTCCTGACCCAGCCCGGTCACGACGGCGAGGTCTACCCGTTGACCGGTCCGCAGTCCATTGACCGCCATGCCGTCGCCGCCGCCCTGAGCGAGGCGCTGGGCCACTCCATCACCTACCGCCCGGTCGATGACGACGGCTTCGTGGAATTCATGACCTCCACCGGCGAGAGCGACGAGGAGGAGGCGCGCGCCATCGCCGCCATCTACCCGCCCATCCGGGCCGGGGAAACCGCATCCCTCACGCCGGATGTGCGCCGTCTGACGGGCCGTGAGGGCCATACCATCGGGGACTTCGCGCGGCACTACCGCTCGGACTGGGAACGCTGA
- a CDS encoding ABC transporter substrate-binding protein: protein MKRIMLTLALMGTATAQTTIEFWHSFGDAKRTGWIQARAEEFNKANPEYKVVPSYKGSYNDSLQATILAARQGKPPALVQIFEVGSQLALDSGVFQPVSGIKNVDFSDYIKPVINYYTINGKVNSLPFNSSSPVLYYNKDLMKKAGLNPNQPPTTFGGMLDACKKIEAAKLGVTCFGMSLNGWFVEQWMAQQGAPLLNNNNGRTARATSTNLDSQAAKNIFQFFKSLQDNKYYTYTGKLEDWDGSDAIFTNQKVVFHITSTADIGNNGEAAKKAGFQMGIGVLPIVSGTKRNGVVIGGASLWIPKNISKTQAEGALDFALYMTNTKNMAEWHKLTGYYPVRQSSIELLRKQGWFTQTPLQLVAFNQLTKTVPSPATAGGLNGAAIQTRKIIEEGVQKVLSGTSVDAALREAKARADAALSDYNANFK from the coding sequence ATGAAAAGAATAATGCTGACGCTGGCCCTGATGGGCACGGCCACCGCCCAGACCACCATCGAGTTCTGGCATTCCTTTGGAGACGCCAAGCGCACCGGCTGGATCCAGGCGCGGGCCGAGGAATTCAACAAGGCCAACCCCGAGTACAAGGTCGTGCCCAGCTACAAGGGCAGCTACAACGACAGCCTGCAGGCCACCATCCTGGCGGCGCGTCAGGGCAAGCCGCCGGCCCTGGTCCAGATCTTTGAGGTCGGCAGCCAGCTGGCCCTCGACAGCGGCGTGTTCCAGCCGGTGAGCGGCATCAAGAACGTGGATTTCTCCGACTACATCAAGCCGGTGATCAATTACTACACCATCAACGGCAAGGTGAACAGCCTGCCGTTCAACTCCTCCTCGCCGGTGCTGTACTACAACAAGGACCTGATGAAGAAGGCGGGCCTGAACCCCAACCAGCCCCCCACCACCTTCGGCGGCATGCTGGACGCGTGCAAGAAGATCGAGGCCGCCAAGCTGGGCGTGACCTGCTTTGGCATGAGCCTCAACGGCTGGTTCGTCGAGCAGTGGATGGCGCAGCAGGGCGCGCCGCTGCTGAACAACAACAACGGCCGCACCGCCCGCGCCACCAGCACCAACCTGGACAGCCAGGCAGCCAAGAACATCTTCCAATTCTTCAAGTCCCTGCAGGACAACAAGTACTACACCTACACCGGCAAGCTTGAGGACTGGGACGGCAGCGACGCGATCTTCACCAACCAGAAGGTCGTCTTCCACATCACCTCCACCGCCGACATCGGCAACAACGGGGAGGCTGCCAAGAAGGCCGGGTTCCAGATGGGGATCGGCGTGCTGCCCATCGTGTCGGGGACCAAGCGCAACGGCGTGGTGATCGGCGGGGCCAGCCTGTGGATTCCCAAGAACATCTCCAAGACGCAGGCCGAGGGTGCGCTGGACTTCGCGCTGTACATGACCAACACCAAGAACATGGCCGAGTGGCACAAGCTGACCGGCTACTACCCGGTGCGCCAGAGCAGCATTGAGCTGCTGCGCAAGCAGGGCTGGTTCACCCAGACCCCGCTGCAGCTCGTCGCCTTCAATCAGCTCACCAAGACGGTGCCCAGCCCCGCCACCGCCGGCGGCCTGAACGGCGCGGCCATCCAGACCCGCAAGATCATCGAAGAAGGTGTGCAGAAGGTCCTGAGCGGCACCTCGGTGGACGCCGCCCTGCGGGAAGCCAAGGCCCGCGCCGACGCTGCCCTCAGCGACTACAACGCCAACTTCAAGTAA
- a CDS encoding carbohydrate ABC transporter permease produces the protein MLKPAQTTAPTEENAVFRGAAMPWLFLLPSLIILGVFIYLPALQTLRLAAYKANVILGTERFVGLANVTELLLSPAYRQVALQTLIFMVLTVGLGLLFSLSLAWLASRPIRGSKYYRLLLIYPYALSPAIAGTLWLFMFNPEIGVVNQILGDLFSVKPRWLDDPILAFGLVTLAAIWKGLAYNIVFYLASIQNLPGDVLEAAEIDGATPAQVFWRVAFPLLTPITFFLVFTNIISALFDSFALTDILTRGGPYYHHAGITTFLVYQLYQDGFVNFKSGVAAAQAALMLVLVAFITFMQFRVGERRVHYGG, from the coding sequence TTGCTCAAACCCGCACAGACCACCGCCCCCACCGAGGAGAATGCGGTTTTCCGGGGCGCGGCCATGCCGTGGCTGTTTCTGCTGCCCAGCCTGATCATTCTGGGCGTCTTCATCTACCTGCCCGCGCTGCAGACGCTGCGGCTGGCGGCCTACAAGGCCAACGTCATTCTGGGCACCGAGCGCTTCGTGGGCCTGGCGAACGTCACCGAGCTGCTGCTCAGCCCGGCGTACCGGCAGGTGGCCCTGCAGACCCTGATCTTCATGGTCCTGACCGTGGGGCTGGGGCTGCTGTTCTCGCTGTCGTTGGCGTGGCTTGCGAGCCGGCCCATCCGCGGTTCCAAGTACTACCGTCTGCTGCTCATCTACCCGTATGCCCTGAGCCCCGCGATTGCCGGAACGCTGTGGCTGTTCATGTTCAACCCGGAAATCGGCGTGGTCAATCAGATTCTGGGAGACCTGTTCAGCGTCAAGCCGCGCTGGCTGGACGATCCCATCCTGGCCTTCGGGCTCGTGACGCTGGCGGCCATCTGGAAGGGGCTGGCGTACAACATCGTCTTTTACCTCGCGAGCATCCAGAACCTGCCCGGCGACGTGCTGGAGGCCGCCGAGATCGACGGCGCGACCCCGGCGCAGGTGTTCTGGCGGGTGGCGTTTCCACTGCTGACCCCCATCACCTTTTTCCTGGTGTTCACCAACATCATCTCGGCGCTGTTTGACTCGTTCGCGCTGACCGACATCCTCACCCGCGGCGGGCCGTACTACCACCACGCGGGCATCACGACCTTTCTGGTGTATCAGCTGTACCAGGACGGTTTCGTGAACTTCAAGAGCGGTGTGGCCGCCGCGCAGGCCGCGCTGATGCTCGTGCTGGTCGCGTTTATCACGTTCATGCAGTTCCGGGTGGGCGAAAGGCGGGTGCACTATGGCGGTTAA
- a CDS encoding carbohydrate ABC transporter permease produces MAVKTGTAPLSRAGKPGGGRRGQSWTTHLALVIAVIIISTPLIFALIKATQESSAVLSANMLPGGAFFKNLGQVWFDANLGRYMLNSTIVAICVTTGKTILALMAALAFVYFRFPFKGVAFTLVLLSLMLPTEVLIIALFDLVSQDLKWANTYTAIIVPFLASATGTFLFRQHFLNIPTSLADAARIDGCGPLRYLTHILIPMSWNTIGALAVIQFVYAWDQYIWPLVIMQQDDKQVVQVGLRKLIEVGGQTDWGAVMAGAIVTMLPPLLVFTLLQEQFSRGFALSEDK; encoded by the coding sequence ATGGCGGTTAAGACAGGAACGGCGCCGCTGAGCCGGGCCGGAAAACCGGGCGGAGGCCGCCGGGGACAGAGCTGGACCACCCATCTGGCGCTGGTGATCGCCGTGATCATCATCAGCACGCCGCTGATCTTCGCGCTGATCAAGGCCACCCAGGAGTCCAGCGCCGTGCTCAGCGCCAACATGCTGCCGGGCGGGGCCTTCTTCAAGAATCTGGGGCAGGTATGGTTCGACGCCAACCTGGGCCGCTACATGCTCAACAGCACCATCGTGGCGATCTGCGTGACCACCGGCAAGACCATCCTGGCCCTGATGGCCGCGCTGGCCTTCGTGTATTTCCGCTTTCCCTTCAAGGGCGTGGCCTTCACGCTGGTGCTGCTCTCGCTGATGCTGCCCACCGAGGTTCTGATCATCGCCCTGTTCGATCTGGTGAGCCAGGACCTGAAGTGGGCGAACACCTACACGGCGATCATCGTGCCGTTCCTGGCGAGTGCGACCGGCACCTTTCTGTTCCGGCAGCACTTCCTGAACATTCCCACCAGCTTGGCCGACGCCGCCCGCATCGACGGCTGCGGGCCGCTGCGGTACCTGACCCACATCCTGATCCCGATGAGCTGGAACACCATCGGGGCGCTGGCGGTCATCCAGTTCGTGTACGCCTGGGACCAGTACATCTGGCCGCTGGTGATCATGCAGCAGGACGACAAACAGGTGGTGCAGGTCGGCCTGCGCAAGCTGATCGAGGTGGGCGGCCAGACCGACTGGGGCGCGGTGATGGCGGGCGCGATCGTCACCATGCTGCCGCCGCTGCTCGTGTTTACGCTGCTGCAGGAGCAGTTCAGCCGGGGCTTCGCGCTCAGCGAGGACAAGTAG
- a CDS encoding carboxypeptidase M32: MTSTTAGDARSTDTQWTDLKAHWQELADLGGIGSLLGWDQSTYLPSGAAAGRARQQSLLSRMVHARATDADYGRLLDAVQGRGDLSPAQTRMVALARKNFEEATRFPAEFVAAWSQHGGESYSAWTTARPDNDFTRMVPYLEKSLDFSRQAAAYFPEFGDPMDYFIDRSDEGMTAAQVGEVFSKLREALVPLADAVIGAAPPRTDFLHRHYPAATQLAFGEAVIRDYGYDFTRGRQDLTHHPFMTRLGGADVRITTRVKENDLGEALYSTLHEAGHALYEQGVSGEFLGTPIGGGVSAGVHESQSRLWENLVGRSRAFWAAYFGKFRDAFPEQLSDVSEDEMHRAVNTVARSLIRTDADELTYNLHVITRYELERELLGGTLAVRDLNDAWHAAYERNLGLRAPNDVNGALQDVHWYFGSIGGAFQGYTLGNVLSAQFYAAAEKANPGLEDDIARADFSRLHGWLRKHVYAPGGLYQPAELVERATGQPMTVEPYLKYLREKYGELYALS, translated from the coding sequence ATGACCTCCACCACCGCCGGAGACGCCCGGAGCACCGACACGCAGTGGACCGACCTGAAGGCCCACTGGCAGGAACTGGCCGACCTGGGCGGCATCGGCTCGCTGCTGGGCTGGGACCAGAGCACCTACCTGCCGTCCGGGGCGGCGGCGGGGCGCGCCCGCCAGCAGTCGCTGCTCTCGCGCATGGTCCATGCCCGCGCCACCGACGCGGACTATGGCCGGCTGCTCGATGCTGTGCAGGGCCGCGGGGACCTCTCGCCCGCGCAGACCCGCATGGTTGCGCTGGCACGCAAGAACTTCGAGGAGGCCACCCGTTTTCCCGCCGAGTTCGTGGCCGCGTGGAGCCAGCACGGCGGCGAGAGCTACAGTGCGTGGACCACGGCGCGGCCCGACAATGACTTCACGCGGATGGTGCCGTACCTGGAAAAGTCGCTGGACTTCAGCCGTCAGGCCGCCGCGTACTTTCCCGAATTCGGCGATCCGATGGATTACTTCATCGACCGCTCCGACGAGGGCATGACCGCCGCGCAGGTGGGCGAGGTGTTCAGCAAGCTGCGTGAGGCCCTGGTGCCGCTGGCCGACGCCGTGATCGGGGCCGCCCCGCCCCGCACCGACTTCCTGCACCGCCACTACCCCGCTGCCACGCAGCTCGCTTTTGGCGAGGCGGTGATCCGTGACTACGGTTACGACTTCACGCGGGGCCGCCAGGACCTGACCCACCATCCCTTCATGACCCGGCTGGGCGGCGCGGACGTGCGCATCACCACCCGCGTCAAGGAGAACGACCTGGGCGAGGCGCTGTATTCCACGCTGCACGAGGCCGGACACGCGCTGTACGAGCAGGGGGTATCTGGGGAGTTCCTGGGCACGCCCATCGGCGGGGGGGTCAGCGCCGGGGTTCACGAAAGTCAGTCGCGGCTGTGGGAGAACCTGGTGGGCCGCAGCCGGGCGTTCTGGGCCGCGTATTTCGGCAAGTTCCGGGACGCCTTCCCCGAACAGCTCTCGGATGTCAGCGAGGACGAGATGCACCGCGCGGTGAACACGGTGGCCCGTTCCCTGATCCGCACCGACGCCGATGAGCTGACCTACAACCTGCATGTCATCACCCGCTATGAGCTGGAGCGGGAGCTGCTGGGCGGCACGCTCGCCGTGCGCGACCTGAACGATGCGTGGCACGCCGCCTACGAGCGCAACCTGGGCCTGCGCGCGCCCAATGACGTGAACGGCGCGCTGCAGGACGTCCACTGGTACTTCGGCAGCATCGGCGGGGCCTTCCAAGGCTACACGCTGGGCAACGTCCTGAGCGCGCAGTTCTACGCCGCCGCAGAGAAAGCCAACCCGGGCCTGGAGGACGACATCGCCCGCGCCGACTTCAGCCGCCTGCACGGCTGGCTCCGGAAACACGTGTACGCGCCGGGCGGCCTGTACCAGCCGGCCGAACTCGTGGAGCGCGCCACCGGCCAGCCCATGACGGTCGAGCCGTACCTGAAGTACCTGCGCGAGAAGTACGGCGAGCTGTACGCGCTGAGCTGA
- a CDS encoding S9 family peptidase: MPPRLSPEALAALPTVAALNVSHDGTQVAFYADWTGRFELYTLDLKTRERRQVTDGQAPKAVRAGFVWSADDTHILFSRDQNGDERQALFDLNLTSGEVQALQHDPQSMDYGVAAHPDGRRLLVNSTRGGQMNVHVYDRAAAGEAGWTALTALPSATQAAAWSPDGTCLTLTTNDSEDLRNTDGYVLNADGSGLRRVLRVREGSQDSVGQWHPDGLRVAASSDADGHRRVGLLTVETGEVRWLTPPDGQTEEAAGHFSPDGRWLSVIRNVDSTLTPVLYDTETAEARTLKVPPGLAVGTEFAHGGSHLLFSHVTTTTRPQVLLYNLTDDSCEVVLEADFGEVDPASFVPGEYLRYPTSDGLEVPAILYRPRELRGDQQYPALIHVHGGPTAQFFRGFDAQAQFLADQGYLVLCPNVRGSTGYGVAWRDANLLDWGGRDLDDVAAGAEYLKTLPEVDGTRLGIFGGSYGGYLSYMAVVKRPELFRVGVPIVGITDLQQLYADNSRVMPQLGYYFRTMMGDPVANAGLWRDRSAVTHAAALKAHLFMMHGTNDPRCPVNQARGFRDALRANGREEGRDFEYVEFEDEGHGAGDIAGKVRSYRLMADYLARQL, from the coding sequence ATGCCCCCACGTCTTTCCCCCGAAGCCCTGGCGGCCCTGCCCACCGTGGCGGCGCTGAACGTCTCTCACGACGGCACCCAGGTGGCCTTCTATGCCGACTGGACCGGACGGTTCGAGCTGTACACCCTGGACCTAAAGACCCGGGAGCGCCGTCAGGTCACCGATGGTCAGGCCCCCAAGGCGGTGCGGGCGGGCTTCGTGTGGTCGGCGGACGACACGCACATTCTGTTCAGCCGCGACCAGAACGGCGACGAGCGGCAGGCGCTGTTTGACCTGAACCTGACGTCCGGCGAGGTGCAGGCCCTGCAGCACGATCCGCAGAGCATGGACTACGGGGTGGCCGCGCACCCCGACGGCCGACGGCTGCTTGTGAACAGCACGCGCGGCGGGCAGATGAACGTGCATGTCTATGACCGGGCTGCAGCGGGGGAGGCGGGGTGGACAGCGCTCACCGCTCTGCCCAGTGCCACCCAGGCCGCCGCATGGAGTCCCGATGGCACCTGCCTGACGCTGACGACCAACGACAGCGAGGATCTGCGCAACACCGACGGCTACGTGCTGAACGCCGATGGCTCGGGCCTGCGCCGCGTCCTGCGCGTGCGAGAGGGCAGCCAGGACAGTGTGGGGCAGTGGCATCCGGACGGCCTGCGGGTGGCAGCGAGCAGCGACGCCGACGGCCACCGCCGGGTGGGACTGCTCACCGTCGAGACGGGCGAGGTGCGCTGGCTGACTCCTCCGGACGGACAGACCGAGGAAGCGGCCGGCCATTTCTCTCCGGACGGACGGTGGTTGAGCGTCATCCGCAACGTGGACAGCACGCTGACCCCGGTGCTGTATGACACGGAGACCGCAGAGGCCCGCACGCTGAAGGTGCCGCCCGGCCTGGCGGTGGGCACCGAGTTCGCCCACGGAGGCAGCCACCTGCTGTTCAGCCATGTCACCACGACCACCCGCCCGCAGGTGCTGCTGTATAACCTCACAGACGACTCCTGCGAGGTGGTGCTGGAGGCCGATTTCGGTGAGGTGGACCCGGCCAGCTTCGTGCCCGGCGAGTACCTGCGTTACCCCACCTCAGACGGGCTGGAGGTCCCCGCGATCCTGTACCGCCCGCGTGAGCTGCGCGGAGACCAGCAGTATCCCGCCCTGATTCACGTCCACGGCGGTCCCACGGCGCAGTTCTTCCGGGGCTTTGACGCACAGGCGCAGTTTCTGGCCGATCAGGGCTATCTGGTGTTGTGCCCCAATGTGCGCGGCAGCACCGGTTACGGCGTGGCGTGGCGGGACGCCAACCTGCTGGACTGGGGCGGGCGCGACCTGGACGATGTGGCGGCGGGGGCCGAGTACCTGAAGACCCTGCCCGAGGTGGACGGCACGCGCCTGGGCATCTTCGGCGGCAGTTACGGCGGATACCTCAGCTACATGGCAGTGGTGAAGCGTCCCGAACTGTTCCGGGTGGGCGTGCCCATCGTGGGCATCACCGACCTGCAACAGCTGTACGCCGACAACTCCCGCGTGATGCCGCAGCTGGGCTACTACTTCCGCACCATGATGGGCGATCCGGTGGCGAACGCCGGGTTGTGGCGCGACCGCAGCGCCGTGACCCACGCCGCCGCCCTGAAGGCGCACCTGTTCATGATGCACGGCACCAACGACCCGCGCTGCCCGGTCAATCAGGCCCGCGGCTTCCGGGACGCGCTGCGGGCGAACGGACGCGAGGAGGGGCGCGACTTCGAGTACGTGGAATTTGAGGACGAGGGCCACGGCGCGGGCGACATCGCCGGAAAGGTACGCAGCTACCGCCTGATGGCCGACTACCTCGCGCGGCAGCTGTAA
- a CDS encoding SIR2 family NAD-dependent protein deacylase, which translates to MKLADARAALREARHVAVLTGAGVSAESGIPTFRDAQTGHWARFRPEDLASPGAYFRDPALVWEWYAGRYRDVTRAQPNGGHALLTQLEREKGDGFFLATQNVDGLHTRAGSGAAGGQLVELHGNLTTARCEVCDWTADLPAPDHFTPPPSCPDCGGRMRPNVVWFGEDLPETALAAAATAFAGADVALIIGTSGVVYPAAGLAAEALRRGAVAIEVNPVETNISWQMTFAVRDVASRGLAALLGQEP; encoded by the coding sequence ATGAAGCTTGCCGACGCCCGCGCCGCCCTCCGAGAAGCCCGTCATGTGGCCGTCCTGACCGGCGCGGGCGTCAGCGCCGAGAGCGGCATTCCCACCTTCCGCGACGCCCAGACCGGGCACTGGGCGCGCTTCCGGCCCGAGGACCTCGCGAGTCCGGGGGCGTATTTCCGCGACCCCGCGCTGGTGTGGGAGTGGTATGCAGGCCGCTACCGCGACGTGACGCGCGCCCAGCCCAACGGCGGGCATGCACTGCTGACGCAGCTGGAGCGGGAAAAGGGCGACGGCTTTTTCCTCGCCACCCAGAACGTGGACGGGCTGCACACCCGCGCGGGCAGCGGGGCGGCGGGAGGACAGCTCGTAGAGCTGCACGGCAACCTGACCACCGCACGCTGCGAGGTCTGCGACTGGACGGCAGACCTGCCCGCCCCGGACCACTTCACCCCGCCGCCCTCCTGCCCCGACTGCGGCGGCCGGATGCGGCCCAATGTGGTGTGGTTCGGGGAAGACCTGCCCGAGACGGCGCTGGCGGCGGCGGCCACCGCCTTCGCCGGGGCCGATGTCGCCCTGATCATCGGCACCAGCGGCGTGGTGTATCCGGCGGCGGGGCTGGCCGCCGAAGCGCTGCGGCGCGGCGCAGTCGCCATTGAAGTCAACCCCGTCGAAACCAACATCTCCTGGCAGATGACCTTCGCCGTGCGGGACGTGGCCTCCCGTGGGCTGGCGGCGCTGCTGGGTCAGGAACCGTAG
- the ribD gene encoding bifunctional diaminohydroxyphosphoribosylaminopyrimidine deaminase/5-amino-6-(5-phosphoribosylamino)uracil reductase RibD — MYEVNAPPGRVEAATSADERWMTLALAQAAAGLGRTAPNPPVGCVIVRGAQLVGQGFHPRAGEAHAEVFALREAGERARGATAYVTLEPCSHHGRTPPCADAVIASGVRRVVVAALDPNPQVAGRGVARLRAAGIDVTVGVGADEALRQQAGFRSVMVRGRPWVVAKYAMTLDGKVAALNAHGGGEGNGAVSGALARRRVMQWRDELDAIAVGSGTLLADNPALTTRGIPGGRDPRPVVFDRRARTCPQARAWRPGAVLVAAPGADTAAHEAAGIQVLRAADHAHALDALGELGVSSVLLEGGPVLLGAFLEAGLVDEVRVLIAPKVLGAGLSPLPGPRRPMAQAQDLREVHTEPLGPDVLVTGLLNSIPHLAAEGEH, encoded by the coding sequence ATGTATGAAGTGAATGCACCGCCCGGCAGGGTGGAGGCGGCCACGTCAGCCGATGAGCGCTGGATGACGCTCGCGCTGGCCCAGGCCGCTGCAGGACTGGGGCGCACGGCCCCCAACCCGCCCGTGGGCTGCGTGATCGTGCGCGGCGCACAGCTGGTGGGCCAGGGATTTCATCCCCGCGCCGGAGAAGCGCACGCCGAGGTGTTTGCGCTGCGCGAGGCGGGCGAGCGGGCGCGTGGAGCCACCGCCTACGTCACGCTGGAGCCGTGCAGCCATCATGGGCGCACCCCTCCCTGCGCCGACGCCGTGATCGCCTCGGGCGTGCGGCGGGTGGTCGTGGCGGCCTTGGACCCCAACCCACAGGTGGCGGGCCGGGGGGTCGCGCGCCTGCGCGCCGCCGGCATAGACGTGACCGTGGGCGTGGGTGCCGACGAAGCCCTGCGCCAGCAGGCGGGCTTTCGCAGCGTGATGGTGCGCGGGCGACCGTGGGTGGTGGCCAAGTACGCCATGACCCTGGACGGCAAGGTGGCGGCCCTGAATGCCCACGGCGGCGGTGAGGGAAACGGTGCAGTCAGCGGCGCGCTGGCCCGCCGCCGCGTGATGCAGTGGCGAGATGAGCTCGACGCCATTGCCGTGGGCAGCGGCACCCTGCTGGCCGACAATCCGGCCCTGACCACCCGCGGCATTCCCGGGGGCCGCGATCCGCGCCCGGTGGTCTTCGATCGCCGGGCCCGCACCTGCCCGCAGGCCCGTGCGTGGCGGCCCGGCGCGGTGCTTGTGGCTGCTCCCGGGGCAGATACCGCTGCCCATGAAGCGGCGGGGATTCAGGTGCTGCGCGCCGCGGACCACGCCCACGCCCTGGATGCCCTGGGAGAACTGGGGGTATCCAGCGTGCTGCTGGAAGGTGGGCCGGTTCTGCTGGGCGCCTTTTTAGAGGCCGGGCTGGTGGACGAGGTGCGGGTCCTGATCGCTCCCAAAGTGCTGGGCGCGGGGCTCTCGCCGTTGCCCGGGCCGCGGCGGCCCATGGCGCAGGCCCAGGACCTTCGGGAGGTCCACACCGAACCGCTTGGCCCCGATGTGCTGGTCACGGGCCTTCTGAATTCCATTCCCCACCTCGCGGCGGAAGGAGAACACTGA
- a CDS encoding riboflavin synthase: MFTGIVEQLGRVSGSVLQDGNLRVTVAPQRPWTDLALGESIAVNGTCLTVTAWNAEGFTVDLSRETLAKTAPQWQVGSAVNLERAMTAQARFGGHVVSGHVDGVGEVLRVEAQPGAYTMTVRAPAPLARYLVPKGSVTVDGVSLTVVDVGGPAGSRADLRADEFTLWLVPHTLEVTTLHTWAAGTRVNLEADQMAKYAERLLLMRDWTPPATTPEVGA; encoded by the coding sequence ATGTTTACTGGAATCGTTGAACAGCTGGGCCGCGTGTCCGGCAGTGTCCTGCAAGACGGCAATCTGCGCGTGACCGTGGCTCCACAGCGTCCCTGGACCGATCTGGCCCTGGGCGAGAGCATCGCGGTCAACGGCACCTGCCTGACCGTCACGGCCTGGAACGCAGAAGGCTTCACGGTGGACCTCAGCCGCGAGACCCTGGCCAAGACGGCCCCGCAGTGGCAGGTCGGTTCCGCGGTGAATCTGGAACGCGCCATGACCGCGCAGGCCCGCTTTGGCGGCCATGTGGTGAGCGGGCACGTGGACGGCGTGGGCGAGGTGTTGCGGGTCGAGGCCCAGCCCGGCGCGTACACCATGACCGTGCGCGCTCCCGCTCCTCTGGCGCGGTATCTGGTGCCCAAGGGCAGCGTGACGGTGGACGGGGTCAGCCTGACCGTGGTGGATGTGGGCGGTCCGGCGGGCAGCCGCGCCGATCTGCGCGCCGATGAGTTCACGCTGTGGCTGGTGCCGCACACCCTGGAGGTCACCACGCTGCACACCTGGGCCGCCGGAACGCGGGTGAATCTGGAGGCCGACCAGATGGCCAAGTATGCCGAGCGTCTGCTGCTCATGCGCGACTGGACCCCCCCGGCGACCACCCCGGAGGTGGGGGCATGA